One segment of Triticum aestivum cultivar Chinese Spring chromosome 2A, IWGSC CS RefSeq v2.1, whole genome shotgun sequence DNA contains the following:
- the LOC123186711 gene encoding uncharacterized protein: protein MAENSTHLLDALCRHRELLRRETESLRKEVTSRGLSTFAGKKAYVSSNSTSTIHAPPQLVDPTTTTLHRVSLPYLVRNSDEALGLLLTESDDMRRRIESLASILRELGADSTATTGVSPEKIKMLYLMSRASLRISQYMARSGSSAIAKEEDDGASSYDQHRYRAGWESTWGSSMGGCGSFYDITTLSPMLFTPSTPGFSNYSATASHALQIYSLEIVDLNVKLSWPLHVYGVVAARDPVDHNRNILFYRSRHNYQLVTKEDPYLRLTGPSRAIVAVDRVTFEVELKIKYRGADQRQQKASLTCSYSYGSARDTTPLFSGYCCAARLTLEQLRRAIHATVVGVRVVEGGWPFKYGCRVSCSFSADAEDPSPWEVVLLNCRYDEIPVGSDGYFRLSRNVVSVELQSTMKVIIQAHSRCGHKVRKGHVEFPVQHSQTSKGSCLVGNSRVEVVVAWSLIVTNKIDLML from the exons ATGGCGGAGAACAGCACGCACCTGCTCGACGCCCTCTGCCGCCACCGCGAGCTCCTGAGGAGGGAGACGGAGTCCCTGAGGAAGGAGGTCACATCCCGGGGCCTATCCACGTTCGCCGGAAAGAAGGCCTACGTGAGCTCCAACTCGACGTCAACGATCCACGCGCCGCCGCAGCTGGTCGACCCCACCACAACCACCTTGCACCGGGTGAGTCTGCCCTACCTCGTCCGCAACAGCGACgaggccctcggcctcctcctAACCGAGTCGGACGACATGCGCCGCCGGATCGAGTCTCTGGCGTCGATTCTGAGGGAGCTCGGCGCTGACAGCACCGCTACCACCGGCGTCTCTCCAGAGAAGATCAAGATGCTGTACCTCATGTCCCGCGCATCCCTGAGAATCTCCCAATATATGGCCAGGTCTGGATCATCCGCCATTGCCAAGGAGGAGGATGATGGAGCTTCTTCTTATGACCAGCACCGATACCGTGCCGGCTGGGAGTCCACGTGGGGCAGCAGCATGGGAGGCTGTGGTTCCTTCTATGACATAA CCACGTTGAGCCCTATGCTATTCACGCCCTCCACGCCTGGTTTTTCCAACTACTCTGCTACCGCCAGCCACGCCTTGCAGATATACTCCTTGGAAATTGTTGACCTCAACGTCAAATTGAGCTGGCCACTCCACGTGTACGGCGTGGTCGCTGCAAGGGACCCCGTTGACCACAACCGCAACATTCTCTTCTACCGCTCGAGGCATAACTACCAACTAGTCACTAAAGAG GATCCTTACTTGCGCTTGACTGGCCCGTCTCGCGCAATCGTGGCTGTGGACCGTGTTACATTTGAAGTTGAGCTGAAAATAAAGTACCGTGGAGCGGATCAGCGCCAACAAAAAGCATCACTCACTTGCAGCTACAGTTACGGGTCTGCGAGGGATACCACCCCTCTATTCAGCGGATATTGTTGTGCAGCACGGTTAACCCTTGAACAGCTTCGTAGAGCAATCCATGCAACTGTCGTGGGTGTCCGAGTTGTTGAAGGGGGGTGGCCTTTCAAATATGGATGCCGAGTTTCTTGCTCCTTctctgctgatgcagaggatcccTCGCCTTGGGAGGTTGTGTTGCTTAATTGTCGTTATGATGAAATCCCCGTGGGATCAGACGGGTACTTTCGTCTATCAAGGAATGTTGTGTCAGTCGAATTACAATCAACAATGAAAGTTATCATACAGGCACACTCGAGATGTGGTCACAAAGTTCGAAAGGGTCATGTCGAGTTCCCCGTCCAACATAGCCAAACAAGCAAGGGTTCATGTTTAGTAGGCAACTCTAGGGTCGAGGTTGTTGTTGCTTGGTCCCTCATTGTCACGAACAAGATAGATCTCATGTTGTAG